A section of the Citrobacter farmeri genome encodes:
- the eutL gene encoding ethanolamine utilization microcompartment protein EutL, producing the protein MPALDLIRPSVSAMRVIASVNDGFARELKLPPHIRSLGLITADSDDVTYIAADEATKQAMVEVVYGRSLYAGAAHGPSPTAGEVLIMLGGPNPAEVRAGLDAMVAHIEGGAAFQWANDAENTAFLAHVVSRTGSYLSSTAGIALGDPMAYLVAPPLEATYGIDAAMKSADVQLVTYVPPPSETNYSAAFLTGSQAACKAACNAFADAVLDIARNPVQRA; encoded by the coding sequence ATGCCAGCATTAGATTTGATTCGACCCTCGGTCAGCGCGATGCGCGTGATTGCTTCCGTGAACGATGGGTTTGCACGCGAACTTAAATTACCGCCGCATATACGTAGCCTCGGTCTCATCACGGCAGATTCTGATGACGTCACGTATATTGCCGCAGACGAAGCGACAAAACAGGCGATGGTTGAAGTGGTGTATGGCCGTTCGCTGTATGCCGGGGCGGCCCACGGGCCGTCACCGACCGCGGGTGAAGTGTTGATTATGTTGGGGGGGCCGAACCCGGCGGAAGTGCGCGCCGGTCTGGATGCGATGGTCGCCCATATCGAAGGCGGCGCGGCGTTCCAGTGGGCGAACGATGCAGAAAACACGGCGTTTCTGGCGCACGTGGTGTCGCGTACCGGTTCTTATCTTTCGTCAACGGCAGGCATTGCGTTGGGCGATCCGATGGCCTATCTGGTGGCACCGCCGCTGGAAGCGACGTATGGCATTGATGCGGCGATGAAATCTGCCGATGTCCAGTTGGTGACCTACGTGCCGCCACCGTCGGAAACCAACTACTCGGCGGCGTTTTTAACCGGCAGCCAGGCTGCCTGTAAAGCCGCCTGCAATGCCTTTGCCGATGCGGTTCTGGATATCGCCCGTAACCCTGTTCAGCGCGCGTAA
- the eutK gene encoding ethanolamine utilization microcompartment protein EutK, whose protein sequence is MINALGLLEVEGMVAAVDAADAMLKAANVNLLSHEVLDPGKVTLVVEGDLAACRAALDAGSAAAQRTGRVISRKEIGRPEDDTQWLIGGFKRASKPSEQKKAPTPEAPARSEFADALLAQLATVRQGMTAGEVAAHFGWPLEEARNALEQLFTDGALRKRSSRYRLKN, encoded by the coding sequence ATGATCAATGCACTGGGGCTACTGGAAGTGGAGGGCATGGTTGCCGCCGTTGACGCGGCGGATGCCATGCTGAAAGCCGCCAATGTCAACCTGCTGAGCCATGAAGTGCTTGACCCGGGTAAGGTGACGCTGGTGGTGGAAGGCGATCTGGCGGCGTGCCGCGCGGCGCTGGATGCTGGAAGCGCCGCGGCACAGCGGACCGGTCGCGTCATCAGCCGCAAAGAGATTGGTCGGCCAGAAGACGATACCCAGTGGCTGATCGGCGGATTTAAGCGGGCGTCGAAACCCTCTGAGCAGAAGAAAGCGCCGACGCCTGAAGCGCCTGCGCGGTCTGAATTCGCCGATGCGCTGTTGGCACAACTCGCCACAGTGCGTCAGGGGATGACGGCGGGAGAGGTCGCCGCGCACTTTGGCTGGCCGCTTGAAGAGGCCAGAAACGCGCTGGAACAACTCTTTACTGACGGGGCGTTGCGTAAACGCAGTAGTCGCTATCGCTTAAAAAATTAA
- the eutR gene encoding HTH-type transcriptional regulator EutR, producing MKKTRSASLHHLYHEALPEDVKLTPKVEVDNVHQRRTTDVYEHALTITAWQQIYDQLHPGKFHGEFTEILLDDIQVFREYTGLALRQSCLVWPNSFWFGIPATRGEQGFIGAQCLGSAEIATRPGGTEFELSTPDDYTILGVVISEDVISRQAQFLHNPERVLHMLRNQSALEVKEQHKAALWGFVQQALATFSESPENLHQPAVRKVLGDNLLLAMGMMLEDARPINSAESISHQGYRKLLSRARDYVLDNMSEPLTVLDLCNQLHVSRRTLQNAFHAILGIGPNAWLKRIRLNAVRRELISPWSQSTTVKDAAMQWGFWHLGQFATDYQQLFAEKPSLTLHQRMRQWM from the coding sequence ATGAAAAAGACCCGTTCAGCCAGTTTGCACCATCTTTATCATGAAGCGTTACCCGAAGACGTTAAACTTACGCCAAAGGTTGAAGTGGATAACGTTCACCAGCGGCGGACCACGGATGTTTATGAGCACGCCCTGACGATCACCGCCTGGCAGCAGATTTACGATCAGCTTCATCCGGGGAAGTTTCATGGCGAATTCACGGAAATCCTGCTCGATGATATCCAGGTTTTTCGCGAATACACCGGACTGGCGCTGCGTCAGTCTTGCCTGGTATGGCCGAACTCGTTCTGGTTTGGCATTCCGGCCACGCGCGGCGAGCAGGGATTTATTGGCGCCCAGTGTCTTGGCAGCGCCGAGATTGCGACTCGCCCCGGGGGGACTGAGTTCGAGCTGAGCACGCCGGATGATTATACGATTCTCGGGGTAGTTATCTCGGAAGATGTGATTTCCCGTCAGGCACAGTTCTTACATAATCCGGAAAGGGTGCTGCATATGCTGCGCAACCAGTCGGCGCTGGAGGTCAAAGAGCAGCACAAGGCGGCGCTGTGGGGCTTTGTCCAGCAGGCGCTGGCGACCTTTAGCGAGAGCCCGGAGAATCTTCATCAACCCGCAGTGCGTAAGGTGCTGGGGGATAATCTGCTGCTGGCGATGGGCATGATGCTGGAGGACGCGCGACCCATCAATTCGGCGGAGAGCATCAGCCATCAGGGCTACCGCAAACTGCTCTCCCGGGCGCGGGACTATGTGCTGGACAATATGTCGGAGCCGTTGACGGTACTCGACCTCTGCAACCAGCTCCACGTCAGCCGTCGTACGTTGCAGAACGCATTTCACGCCATTTTAGGGATTGGCCCGAATGCATGGCTGAAGCGGATCCGCCTGAATGCAGTGCGACGGGAATTAATCAGCCCGTGGTCGCAGAGTACCACGGTCAAGGATGCGGCAATGCAGTGGGGATTCTGGCATTTAGGGCAGTTCGCTACCGACTACCAGCAACTGTTCGCCGAGAAGCCGTCGCTGACGTTGCACCAGCGCATGCGCCAGTGGATGTAG
- the hemF gene encoding oxygen-dependent coproporphyrinogen oxidase, which produces MKPDALRVKQFLLNLQDAICQQLTAIDGAEFVEDSWQREAGGGGRSRVLRNGGIFEQAGVNFSHVHGDAMPASATAHRPELAGRSFEAMGVSLVVHPLNPYIPTSHANVRFFIAEKPGADPVWWFGGGFDLTPYYGFEEDAVHWHRTARDLCQPFGDDVYPRYKKWCDDYFFLKHRNEQRGIGGLFFDDLNTPDFDHCFAFMQAVGQGYTEAYLPIVERRKAMRWGERERNFQLYRRGRYVEFNLVWDRGTLFGLQTGGRTESILMSMPPLVRWEYDWQPDADSPEAALRDFIQVREWV; this is translated from the coding sequence ATGAAACCCGATGCTCTACGCGTAAAACAGTTCCTGCTGAACCTGCAGGATGCCATTTGCCAGCAGCTCACCGCCATTGACGGCGCGGAGTTTGTTGAGGATAGCTGGCAGCGTGAAGCGGGCGGCGGTGGGCGCAGTCGGGTGCTGCGTAACGGCGGCATCTTCGAACAGGCTGGGGTCAATTTTTCTCACGTACACGGCGACGCTATGCCAGCGTCAGCCACCGCGCACCGCCCGGAACTGGCAGGACGCAGTTTTGAAGCGATGGGCGTATCGCTGGTCGTGCATCCGCTCAACCCCTATATTCCCACCAGCCATGCCAACGTACGTTTTTTTATTGCCGAAAAACCAGGTGCCGACCCGGTCTGGTGGTTTGGCGGCGGCTTCGACTTAACGCCTTACTACGGCTTTGAAGAAGACGCCGTCCACTGGCATCGTACCGCGCGCGATTTGTGCCAGCCGTTTGGCGATGATGTCTATCCGCGTTACAAAAAGTGGTGCGACGACTATTTCTTCCTCAAACATCGCAACGAACAGCGCGGCATCGGCGGGTTATTTTTCGACGACCTGAATACGCCGGATTTTGACCACTGTTTTGCCTTCATGCAGGCCGTAGGTCAAGGTTATACCGAGGCGTATCTGCCGATCGTTGAGCGTCGTAAGGCGATGCGCTGGGGTGAACGTGAGCGAAACTTCCAGCTCTATCGCCGTGGCCGTTACGTGGAGTTTAATCTGGTGTGGGATCGCGGCACCCTGTTCGGGTTACAGACCGGTGGACGCACGGAATCCATTCTGATGTCAATGCCGCCGCTGGTTCGCTGGGAATATGACTGGCAGCCGGACGCCGACAGCCCGGAGGCCGCGCTGCGCGATTTTATTCAGGTACGCGAGTGGGTGTGA
- the amiA gene encoding N-acetylmuramoyl-L-alanine amidase AmiA, with protein sequence MSTFKPLKILTSRRQVLKAGLAALTLTGMSNASAKEAPLKTSNGHSQPATKKSGGKRIVVLDPGHGGIDTGAIGRNGSKEKHVVLAIAKNVRSILRSQGIDCRLTRSGDTFIPLYDRVEIAHKHGADLFMSIHADGFTNPSAAGASVFALSNRGASSAMAKYLSDRENRADEVAGKKTTDKDHLLQQVLFDLVQTDTIKNSLTLGSHILRKIKPVHKLHSRSTEQAAFVVLKSPSIPSVLVETSFITNPEEERLLGTTAFRQKIATAIANGVISYFHWFDNQKAHSKKR encoded by the coding sequence ATGAGCACTTTTAAACCGCTAAAAATTCTCACATCGCGCCGCCAGGTGCTGAAAGCCGGACTGGCGGCGCTGACATTAACAGGGATGTCGAACGCCTCAGCCAAAGAAGCTCCACTGAAAACCAGCAATGGTCACAGCCAACCCGCCACAAAAAAATCGGGCGGCAAGCGCATTGTCGTACTGGACCCCGGACACGGCGGTATCGACACCGGAGCCATTGGCCGCAACGGCTCCAAAGAAAAGCACGTCGTGTTGGCGATTGCGAAAAATGTGCGTTCAATTTTACGCAGCCAGGGGATCGACTGCCGCCTGACGCGCTCGGGCGACACCTTTATTCCTCTGTACGATCGCGTTGAAATCGCCCATAAGCACGGCGCGGATCTGTTTATGTCTATCCACGCCGACGGCTTCACCAATCCCAGCGCGGCGGGTGCGTCAGTGTTTGCCCTCTCCAATCGCGGGGCCAGTAGCGCCATGGCGAAATACCTTTCCGATCGCGAAAACCGCGCCGACGAAGTGGCCGGCAAGAAAACGACCGACAAAGATCACCTGCTACAGCAGGTACTATTTGACCTGGTACAGACGGATACCATCAAAAACAGCCTGACGCTGGGTTCGCATATTCTCAGGAAGATCAAGCCGGTACATAAATTACACAGCCGCAGTACGGAACAGGCGGCGTTTGTGGTGCTAAAATCACCCTCAATCCCCTCGGTGTTGGTGGAAACGTCGTTCATCACCAACCCGGAAGAAGAGCGACTGCTGGGCACCACGGCTTTTCGCCAGAAGATTGCCACCGCCATCGCCAACGGCGTGATCAGCTATTTCCACTGGTTTGATAATCAGAAAGCACACTCGAAGAAACGTTAA
- a CDS encoding GNAT family acetyltransferase, whose product MEIRVFRQEDFEEVITLWERCDLLRPWNDPEMDIERKVNHDVSLFLVAEVNGEVVGTVMGGYDGHRGSAYYLGVHPEFRGRGIANALLNRLEKKLIARGCPKIQIMVREDNDVVLGMYERLGYEHSDVLCLGKRLIEDEEY is encoded by the coding sequence ATGGAGATACGCGTTTTTCGCCAGGAAGATTTCGAAGAGGTGATCACCCTCTGGGAGCGCTGCGATTTGCTGCGGCCGTGGAATGACCCCGAAATGGATATCGAGCGGAAGGTGAATCATGACGTCAGCCTGTTTCTCGTCGCAGAAGTGAACGGGGAAGTGGTGGGAACAGTGATGGGCGGCTATGACGGCCATCGCGGGTCGGCCTATTATCTCGGTGTGCATCCGGAATTTCGCGGTCGCGGCATCGCCAATGCGCTGCTTAATCGACTTGAGAAGAAACTCATCGCCCGCGGTTGCCCGAAGATTCAGATCATGGTGCGTGAAGATAACGATGTCGTGTTGGGGATGTATGAGCGACTCGGCTATGAGCATTCCGACGTGCTGTGTCTGGGGAAACGCCTGATCGAAGATGAAGAATACTGA
- a CDS encoding DUF2919 domain-containing protein has translation MKNTEFHPADYDNHGHLRLPFLFWLVLLLQARTWVLFVIAGSSREQGTALLNLFYPDHDNFWLGLLPGIPAVLAFLLSGRRYTFVRLWHALRPLLMVAQMALLCWQPVLWFNGSPVNGVGLALVVADIVALLWLLTNRRMRACFALEKE, from the coding sequence ATGAAGAATACTGAGTTTCATCCTGCTGATTACGACAACCACGGTCATTTGCGTCTGCCCTTTTTATTCTGGCTGGTACTGCTGCTCCAGGCGCGGACCTGGGTGCTGTTTGTGATCGCAGGTTCCTCTCGCGAGCAGGGCACCGCGCTGCTAAATCTGTTTTATCCCGATCACGACAACTTTTGGCTGGGACTGCTGCCCGGCATTCCGGCGGTGCTGGCGTTTTTGCTCAGCGGACGACGTTACACCTTTGTACGTCTGTGGCATGCGTTGCGACCGCTGCTGATGGTGGCTCAGATGGCGCTGCTCTGCTGGCAGCCCGTGCTGTGGTTCAATGGCTCCCCTGTTAACGGCGTTGGCCTGGCGCTGGTGGTGGCCGATATTGTGGCGCTTCTCTGGCTACTGACCAACCGACGAATGCGTGCCTGTTTTGCCCTGGAAAAAGAATAA
- a CDS encoding RpoE-regulated lipoprotein: MKSLRVLLCAMPLVLTGCSTLSSVNWSAANPWNWFGSSTEVTEQGVGALTASTPLDEQAIADALDGDYRLRSGMKTENGNVVRFFEAMNGDKVAMVIHGEQGNISRIDVLDSKIPSDAGVDIGTPFSDLYSKAFGNCQPASHDEQSAVECKAEGSQHISYLFTGEWKGPEGLMPPDDTLKAWKVSKIIWRR; the protein is encoded by the coding sequence ATGAAATCGCTGCGTGTATTGTTATGTGCCATGCCGCTGGTACTGACCGGCTGTTCGACGCTGTCGTCGGTAAACTGGTCCGCCGCTAATCCGTGGAACTGGTTTGGTTCATCGACAGAGGTGACCGAGCAGGGCGTTGGGGCGCTCACGGCATCGACGCCACTGGATGAACAAGCCATTGCTGATGCGCTGGACGGCGACTATCGCCTGCGCAGTGGCATGAAAACCGAGAACGGCAATGTGGTACGCTTTTTCGAAGCTATGAACGGTGACAAGGTGGCGATGGTTATCCACGGCGAGCAGGGTAACATCAGCCGTATTGATGTCCTGGATAGCAAGATCCCTTCCGACGCAGGCGTTGACATTGGCACACCGTTTAGCGACCTCTACAGTAAAGCGTTCGGCAATTGTCAGCCTGCCAGCCACGATGAGCAGAGCGCGGTAGAATGTAAAGCCGAAGGCAGCCAACATATCAGCTATCTCTTTACCGGTGAATGGAAGGGACCGGAAGGGCTAATGCCGCCAGACGATACGCTGAAAGCGTGGAAGGTGAGCAAAATTATCTGGCGTCGTTAA
- a CDS encoding Dyp-type peroxidase — MSQVQSGILPEHCRAAIWIEANVKGDVDALRGASKAFADKLATFETKFPDAHLGAVVAFGNKTWRALSGGVGAEELKDFIPYGKGLAPATQYDVLIHILSLRHDVNFSVAQAAMEAFGDCIEVQEEIHGFRWVEERDLSGFVDGTENPAGEETRRDVAVIKDGVDAGGSYVFVQRWEHNLKQLNRMSIHDQEMMIGRTKEANEEIDGDSRPVTSHLSRVDLKEDGKGLKIVRQSLPYGTASGTHGLYFCAYCARLHNIEQQLLSMFGDTDGKRDAMLRFTKPVTGGYYFAPSLDRLQAL, encoded by the coding sequence ATGTCTCAGGTTCAGAGTGGCATTTTGCCAGAGCATTGCCGTGCGGCGATTTGGATTGAAGCGAATGTAAAAGGCGACGTTGACGCCCTGCGTGGGGCGAGCAAAGCGTTCGCCGATAAACTGGCGACCTTCGAAACCAAATTCCCGGATGCCCATCTGGGCGCGGTTGTGGCATTTGGCAACAAAACCTGGCGCGCCCTGAGCGGCGGGGTGGGGGCTGAAGAGCTGAAAGACTTTATCCCTTACGGTAAAGGTCTGGCTCCGGCCACGCAGTACGACGTGTTAATCCACATTCTTTCTCTGCGTCATGATGTCAACTTCTCAGTCGCCCAGGCGGCCATGGAAGCCTTTGGCGACTGTATTGAGGTACAAGAAGAGATCCACGGGTTCCGTTGGGTGGAAGAGCGTGACCTCAGCGGCTTTGTTGACGGCACAGAAAACCCGGCAGGTGAAGAAACGCGCCGCGACGTGGCGGTCATCAAAGACGGCGTGGATGCCGGCGGCAGTTACGTCTTTGTTCAGCGCTGGGAACACAATCTGAAACAGCTCAATCGTATGAGCATTCACGATCAGGAAATGATGATCGGTCGAACCAAAGAAGCCAACGAAGAGATCGATGGCGACTCCCGTCCGGTAACGTCGCACCTGAGCCGTGTGGATCTGAAAGAAGACGGCAAAGGGTTGAAAATTGTTCGCCAGAGCTTGCCGTACGGGACGGCAAGCGGTACTCACGGTCTCTATTTCTGCGCCTATTGCGCGCGTCTGCACAACATCGAACAGCAATTGCTGAGCATGTTTGGCGACACCGACGGCAAACGTGACGCCATGCTGCGCTTCACCAAACCAGTGACCGGTGGATATTACTTTGCGCCGTCGCTGGATCGTTTGCAGGCGCTGTGA
- the ucpA gene encoding SDR family oxidoreductase UcpA, translating to MGKLTGKTALITGASQGIGEGIAKVFARHGANLILLDISDEIEKLADELGGRGHRCTAVIADVTNPASVAAALKKAKAVEGRIDILVNNAGVCRLGSFLDMTDEDRDFHIDVNIKGVWNVTKAVLPEMIKRKDGRIVMMSSVTGDMVADPGETAYALSKAAIVGLTKSLAVEYAQSGIRVNAICPGYVRTPMAESIAQQSNPADPESVLTEMAKAIPLRRLASPLEVGELAAFLASDESSYLTGTQNVIDGGSTLPETVSVGI from the coding sequence ATGGGTAAACTCACGGGCAAAACAGCATTGATTACGGGCGCATCACAGGGTATTGGCGAAGGTATCGCCAAAGTATTTGCACGCCATGGCGCGAACTTAATCTTGCTGGATATCTCCGATGAGATTGAAAAGCTGGCCGATGAACTGGGTGGCCGCGGGCATCGCTGTACGGCGGTGATTGCGGATGTGACCAATCCCGCGTCTGTGGCAGCGGCGCTGAAGAAAGCGAAAGCGGTGGAAGGCCGCATCGACATTCTGGTCAACAATGCGGGCGTTTGCCGTCTGGGAAGCTTCCTCGACATGACTGACGAGGACCGCGATTTCCACATTGATGTGAACATCAAAGGCGTCTGGAACGTGACCAAAGCCGTTCTGCCGGAGATGATTAAGCGTAAAGATGGACGCATTGTGATGATGTCATCGGTTACCGGCGACATGGTGGCCGATCCCGGGGAAACCGCCTATGCGTTATCGAAAGCGGCGATTGTGGGACTAACCAAATCGCTGGCGGTAGAGTATGCCCAGTCGGGGATTCGCGTGAATGCGATTTGCCCGGGCTACGTGCGTACCCCGATGGCAGAGAGCATTGCGCAGCAGTCAAATCCGGCCGATCCGGAGTCGGTGCTGACCGAGATGGCGAAGGCTATTCCGCTACGTCGACTGGCCAGCCCGCTGGAAGTGGGTGAACTGGCGGCTTTTCTCGCGTCCGATGAATCCAGCTATCTCACGGGTACACAAAACGTGATTGATGGGGGCAGCACACTGCCGGAGACCGTCAGCGTCGGCATCTGA
- the cysP gene encoding thiosulfate/sulfate ABC transporter substrate-binding protein CysP — translation MAVNLLKKRYLTLMASLLLVGQAQATELLNSSYDVSRELFAALNPPFEQQWAKDNAGDKLTIKQSHAGSSKQALAILQGLKADVVTYNQVTDVQILHDKGKLIPADWQSRLPNNSSPFYSTMGFLVRKGNPKNIHDWNDLVRTDVKLIFPNPKTSGNARYTYLAAWGAADSADGGDKAKTEQFMTQFLKNVEVFDTGGRGATTTFAERGLGDVLISFESEVNNIRKQYEAQGFEVVIPKTNILAEFPVAWVDKNVQANGTEKAAKAYLNWLYSPQAQTIITDYYYRVNNPEVMDKLKDKFPQTELFRVEEKFGSWPEVMKTHFTSGGELDKLLAAGRK, via the coding sequence ATGGCCGTTAACTTACTGAAAAAAAGATATCTGACGCTGATGGCGTCGCTGTTACTGGTCGGTCAGGCGCAGGCGACGGAGCTATTGAATAGCTCATACGACGTCTCCCGAGAACTGTTTGCTGCCCTTAACCCGCCGTTCGAACAGCAGTGGGCGAAAGATAACGCTGGCGATAAGCTGACCATTAAGCAGTCGCATGCGGGCTCTTCAAAGCAGGCGCTGGCGATTTTACAAGGGCTGAAAGCCGATGTCGTGACCTACAACCAGGTGACCGACGTGCAGATCCTGCATGACAAAGGCAAGCTGATCCCGGCGGACTGGCAAAGCCGCCTGCCGAACAACAGTTCACCGTTCTACTCCACGATGGGATTCCTGGTGCGTAAAGGCAACCCGAAGAACATCCATGACTGGAATGACCTTGTCCGAACTGACGTGAAACTGATCTTCCCGAATCCGAAAACCTCCGGTAACGCGCGTTACACTTATCTGGCCGCATGGGGCGCAGCCGATAGCGCGGATGGCGGCGATAAAGCCAAAACCGAACAGTTCATGACGCAGTTCCTGAAAAACGTCGAAGTGTTTGATACCGGTGGTCGCGGCGCGACGACCACGTTTGCTGAACGCGGACTGGGCGATGTGTTGATAAGCTTCGAGTCTGAAGTGAACAACATTCGCAAACAGTATGAAGCGCAGGGTTTTGAAGTCGTTATCCCGAAAACCAATATTCTGGCCGAGTTCCCGGTCGCCTGGGTGGACAAAAACGTACAGGCCAACGGCACCGAGAAAGCGGCAAAAGCCTATCTGAACTGGTTGTACAGCCCGCAGGCGCAAACCATCATCACCGACTACTACTACCGCGTGAACAACCCGGAGGTGATGGACAAGCTGAAAGATAAATTCCCGCAGACCGAACTGTTCCGCGTGGAAGAAAAGTTTGGCTCCTGGCCTGAGGTGATGAAAACCCATTTCACCAGCGGTGGCGAACTGGACAAACTGTTGGCGGCGGGGCGTAAGTAA
- the cysT gene encoding sulfate/thiosulfate ABC transporter permease CysT — MFAVSSRRVLPGFTLSLGTSLLFVCLILLLPLSALVMQLAQMSWAQYWEVITNPQVVAAYKVTLLSAFVASIFNGVFGLLMAWILTRYRFPGRTLLDALMDLPFALPTAVAGLTLASLFSVNGFYGEWLAKFDIKVTYTWLGIAVAMAFTSIPFVVRTVQPVLEELGPEYEEAAETLGASRWQSFRKVVLPELSPALVAGVALSFTRSLGEFGAVIFIAGNIAWKTEVASLMIFVRLQEFDYPAASAIASVILAASLLLLFSINTLQSRFGRRVVGH, encoded by the coding sequence ATGTTTGCAGTCTCCTCCCGACGCGTGCTGCCCGGCTTTACTTTAAGTCTGGGCACCAGTCTGCTGTTTGTTTGCCTGATTTTGTTGCTGCCGCTCAGTGCGCTGGTGATGCAACTGGCGCAGATGAGCTGGGCGCAATACTGGGAGGTGATCACCAATCCGCAGGTGGTCGCCGCCTATAAGGTGACGCTGCTGTCGGCGTTTGTGGCGTCGATTTTTAACGGCGTGTTTGGCCTGCTGATGGCGTGGATCTTAACCCGCTATCGCTTCCCGGGACGGACGCTGCTGGATGCGCTGATGGACCTGCCGTTTGCTCTGCCGACGGCAGTCGCAGGTCTGACGTTGGCCTCGTTGTTTTCCGTTAACGGTTTTTACGGCGAATGGCTGGCGAAGTTTGATATCAAGGTGACGTACACCTGGCTTGGTATCGCGGTGGCGATGGCTTTTACCAGCATTCCGTTTGTGGTGCGTACCGTGCAGCCGGTGCTGGAAGAGTTAGGCCCGGAATATGAAGAAGCGGCGGAAACGCTCGGCGCAAGTCGCTGGCAGAGCTTTCGCAAAGTGGTACTGCCGGAACTGTCGCCGGCGCTGGTGGCTGGCGTGGCGCTGTCGTTTACCCGCAGCCTCGGCGAGTTCGGCGCGGTGATTTTTATCGCCGGTAATATCGCCTGGAAAACGGAAGTGGCCTCGTTGATGATTTTTGTTCGTTTGCAGGAGTTCGATTACCCTGCCGCCAGCGCGATTGCTTCGGTGATCCTCGCGGCATCGTTGCTGCTGCTGTTTTCGATTAACACTCTGCAAAGTCGCTTTGGCCGACGTGTGGTAGGTCACTAA
- the cysW gene encoding sulfate/thiosulfate ABC transporter permease CysW, with product MAEVTQLKRYDAPRINWGKWFLIGTGMLVSAFILLVPMLYIFAKAFSLGLMPVLQNLTDPDMLHAIWLTVLIALIAVPVNLVFGILLAWLVTRFNFPGRQLLLTLLDIPFAVSPVVAGLVYLLFYGSNGPLGSWLDEHNLQIMFSWPGMVLVTIFVTCPFVVRELVPVMLSQGSQEDEAAILLGASGWQMFRRVTLPNIRWALLYGVVLTNARAIGEFGAVSVVSGSIRGETLSLPLQIELLEQDYNTVGSFTAAALLTLMAIITLFLKSMLQWRLENQEKRAQQEENHEH from the coding sequence ATGGCGGAAGTTACTCAATTGAAGCGTTATGACGCCCCCCGTATTAACTGGGGAAAATGGTTTCTGATTGGCACCGGTATGCTGGTGTCGGCGTTTATCCTGCTGGTGCCGATGCTCTACATTTTCGCCAAAGCGTTTAGCCTTGGGCTGATGCCGGTACTACAGAATCTGACCGACCCGGATATGCTGCACGCCATCTGGCTGACGGTGCTGATTGCGCTGATTGCGGTGCCGGTGAACCTGGTGTTCGGTATTCTGCTGGCCTGGCTGGTGACCCGTTTTAATTTTCCGGGGCGCCAGTTGCTGCTGACATTGCTGGACATTCCCTTTGCTGTCTCGCCGGTGGTGGCGGGGCTGGTGTATTTGCTGTTCTACGGCTCGAATGGTCCGCTGGGCAGCTGGCTGGATGAGCATAACTTGCAAATTATGTTCTCCTGGCCGGGGATGGTGCTGGTCACTATCTTCGTCACCTGTCCGTTTGTGGTACGTGAGCTGGTGCCGGTGATGCTCAGCCAGGGCAGCCAGGAGGATGAGGCGGCGATTTTGCTGGGCGCATCCGGTTGGCAGATGTTCCGTCGCGTGACGTTGCCGAACATTCGTTGGGCGCTGCTGTATGGCGTGGTGCTGACCAACGCCCGTGCGATTGGCGAGTTTGGCGCGGTGTCGGTAGTGTCGGGCTCGATTCGCGGGGAAACGCTATCGCTGCCGTTACAGATTGAATTACTGGAGCAGGATTACAACACCGTCGGCTCCTTTACCGCCGCCGCGCTGCTGACGCTGATGGCGATTATTACCCTGTTTTTGAAGAGCATGTTGCAATGGCGCCTGGAGAATCAGGAAAAACGCGCGCAACAGGAGGAAAATCATGAGCATTGA